The Chryseobacterium glaciei DNA window AAGGTAGAAATATTCAGTTCCGTCCATTTGTTCCTCAAATTCAGGATGTTGTTTCATAATGATGGAAGTCAAACGATCTTCTGCATCATGATTTCGTTCTATTGTGAACTGGTTTCCATTTTGGTCGGTATCAAATAATTGTTTTCGGGAATAAACAATCACCTCAACTGAACCATATTTCATAACAGGCGTAATGGACACAAAATTGCCTTTCTGCTGAAGATAGATGATTCGTTCTGTTTTAAAATCTTTTTCCGCTAATTCTACCGGAGTTGCTTGACGAATATAGCTGTAATTGATATGAATATACTGTTCTAGCGAAGATAAAACGGTTTGTAAAAATTCCTCATATTTTGATGCATGAATGATTAATATTTCGTTATTTGATTTGAAAAACTTAATCACACGAAGCATATCAGGATTATCAACCAAACTCAGCGTATTTTGAAAATAAACAAAATAATCATTTCGAATCACTACATTTTTAAAGGGAAGTGAAATATCATTGAATAATAATTCTCCCGTAATTTCGTAAAAAGGATCTTTTTTGAAAACAGTAAGTTGTATTTCTAATTTTAAAATATTTAAATGAATTGGAACTAAAGATTTTGAGGAAATAGTTTCAGCTACGTTGTGATCGTGATAATAAACATCCAACTCCAAAGGATTCTGAACGATCAGTTTCAAAGCCTGTAATTCTGCCGCGCTTTTCTCTTCGCTGTACTTATTTTGAAAGGTAAGAATGGCTGTATAAAATTTGATTTCTGCGGGCTGTTCTGCTTTCCAGATCAGTTGCATAGGATCAATGGTTGTAATGGGATTTTTAACTTTTCCTGATTGGGTAATATCAGCTTCCATCAATGAAAAATTCAGTTGATTGTAAAAACGATGTTTCCCAATGACCAATAGTTGTCTTTTATCAGTATTTTGAACTGCTAATTCATCCAATATTGAGATTCGTTGAGGAAGAAGATCTTGTTTAAAGACCTGTTCGTCTATTTGAATTAGCTCTTTTATTTTAGGCTGAATATCCAATTTTCCATCGGTATATTCAATATTAAAAAAGGCATCCAGATTTGTTTCATTTTCTAATCCAAAACCTTTGGCGACTAACATTAATGATCTTTGTCTTAAATTATGGTCAAAAAAGATTCGAAAATTTTTCTGCTCCAGAATAGAATGAATAATTTCGGACTGATGCTCGCAAAGTTTATTGGTTTCATTATCACATGAACAAGCTGTGATCAATGAAGTTCCAACCTGACTTACGGAAACGTTTGGGAAGTCAATGACAGAAGTTGATTTTGTAAATACTCCCGTGTTGCATTCCAAAGCAATAGGGTAGATGTCTCGGAAATCTTTAATTTCTATAAAATTTGCCGTTTGGGTATGCTTCAAAAGTTCATATATAGAAAGTGTACTGATATTGGTATTCGGTAAAATATATTCCTTTGGCAGCTCCATGGGTACTTACAGACAAATAATTTAGTTATTTAGCGAATTTACATAAAACCGATAAAAGGTCTTCTCGAAAATCTGATTTTTATTTTAATTAAATCTGAATCTTACCTTACATTAGCTTTTGATAGAGGAAAAAAGGCGCAAATTGGCTTAAACTTTTTTATTTTCATTCCAAATTTTAATAATTCTCGATTTTTATTAAGTTTTTTTGACCTTAACTATTGCGAAATCCACCATAAAACCTATATTTGCACCCTAAATTTTAAAATAATGAAAGAACTAATTGAAAAAATCAACGCGGAATTTGAAGCATTCACTGCTGAAGCAAACCAACAAGCAGAAAAAGGAAACAAGGCTGCTGGAACTAGAGCTCGTAAATCAGCTTTAGAACTTAGCAAATTGTTCAAAGATTTCAGAAAAGTTTCTGTTGAGGAATCAAAAAAATAATCGATCCCAAAATCGATATAAACCGGCTTCATTGAAGTCGGTTTTTTTTGTTTATAATGCATTACTCTAACTTTTTTATTTTAACCACAAAAGATACAAAAGCGAATATTTTATTCTTTTGAAAACAAAAGTTCTCAAAAGAATAAAAATCAAAGATTTTTAACAACTTATGTGCTCTTAATTTGTAGTTTATTATTAAACTTAAAATAACTCAATTATTAATCTTTTGCATCTTTTGTGGTTAGAATAAAAGGTTTACATAAGTTCATTAATATTTAGTCAAAACCTTAATCTTCTTAACAACTTAATGAATCTTAATGGTTAAAAACTAAAGTTTAAATATCAATCATAAGATAAAAATCATTCTGTTTTTCTCTTTTATCCTCTTCAATTTTCCCTGAATTCCTTTATCTTTATCCCAATCAATGAAATTATGAAGATAAATCGCTTTTTTGTAGCGCCTGCGGTAGTATTGGCGGTGCAATTTTCATGGGCTCAGGCGCAAACCGGCTCGCAAGAAAAACTGAATCCTATTGTTGAAAATTTCGTGAATGAAGTCAATAACCATTCTCAGCTTGAAGATATGGCGTATGAACTTCTTGATGGGATTGGTCCTCGTTTGGTGGGAACTCCTGAAATGCTTTCCGCCAATGAATGGACAGCAGAAAAACTTCGTTCATGGGGAGTTGATGCCAATTTGCAGCAATTCGGAACCTGGAAAGGCTGGCAGAGAGGAATTACGCATGTTGACATGACGTATCCTCGCATAAAATCATTATCAGCAACCCAATTAGCTTGGAGTCCTGCGACTAAAAAAGCAATTGAAGCCGAAGTTGTAGTGCTTCCTAAAGTTTCTTCTAAAGCTGAATTCGATAAATGGCTGCCTTCTGCAAAAGGAAAAATTGTTTTGATGGCGCAGTATCAGAAAATAGGTCGTTCTGATGAACAAATTAAGGAGTTTGCAACGCCTGAATTATATGAAAAATTAAAAGCTGAAAAAGAACAGGCTTCAAAAGATTTCCGCGATTACGTAAAGAATATCGGATATGATAACAATACGCTTCCAGAAGCTTTAGAAAAAGCAGGCGCTGCGGGAATTGCGATTTCAAACTGGACAGGAATTATGGGTGCCAATCGAATTTTTGGAGCAAAGACAAGCAAAATTCCAATGATTGATATTGATGTTGAAGATTATGGGATGCTTTTCAGAATGGCTGAAAAGGGTAATAAACCTAAAATTAAAATTGAAGCTCAGTCAAAAGTTCTTCCTGATGCTAAAACTTTTAACACCGTCGGAATTATCAAAGGAAAAGAAAAACCAAATGAATATGTCATTCTTTCTGCTCACCTTGATTCTTGGGATGGCGCTCAAGGCGCAACAGATAACGGAACGGGCGTTTTAACGATGCTTGAAACGATGCGAATTCTTAAAAAATATTATCCAAACAATAAAAGAACAATCGTTGTCGGACTTTGGGGAAGTGAGGAACAGGGATTGAACGGTTCAAGAGGTTTTGTTGCTGATAATCCTGAGATTATAAAAGGAACTCAGGCTGTATTTAACCAAGATAACGGAACAGGTCGTGTTGTGAATATCAGCGGACAAGGATTTGTAAATTCCTACGATTATATCGGGAAATGGCTAAATGGAGTTCCGAAAAAAGTAAAAGATCAAATCAAAACAGATTTCCCCGGAATGCCTGGTGGGGGGGATCCGACCATGCTTCTTTTGTTGCTGCAGGAGTTCCCGGATTCTCTTTAAGTTCGTTGAATTGGGGATATTTCGGATATACTTGGCACACTACGAAAGATACGTATGATAAGATCGTTTTTGATGAGGTGAAGAATAATGTAATTTTAACAGCATCATTGGCTTACATGGCATCAGAAGATCCGGAATTTACGAATAGAGAGAAAAGAGAAATGCCTTTGGATGATAAAGGTCAGGTTACAAAATGGCCGGAAGCGAAGCAACCGAGGAGAGATTCTAAAGATTTTAAATAAAAAAGAATGTGCGACTTAATCTAAAAGTCGCACATTCTTTTTAGGTTGTTCTTGGTTGAGTAAACTTCTAATTTCAGCTATTGTACTTTCTTTCACAATATGAGTTTTACAAATTTGATTATTTAAATGCATACTGAAATTCACTCGTGTAGCAGTTCGTTTTCCCATAGCAACCGTATTGAAAACGCATTCTGAAAACTCAGGATTGAAATTGGCTAGACATAAAATATTTCTTAATAATAATTTCAAAAAGCCAGGATAGTTCCCTTCATCATCAATAACCTTCATATTCAATATCTTCTTTCCGAGTGTTGTACCAAAGTAAGATTCATTTATAGCACCAACAACAATCACAGATGCAATAGAAAGTAAAAGACTTATAATCGCTATTTTATGAAATAGAAAGAAGAAGACTAGAAAGAAAGGCAGCATATCGATAACTTTTGCAAATAACCGCTCCCTTTCGCTTCCTTTGTAAATGGTTTGATAGGGTAAATCATATTCAAATTCATTATAAATACGGTTACCTTCCAAATCAAAATTTCGGGTCGCTCTGCGGACTGTTTTTCGCTTTTTGAGTTCAGATATTTTCAAATGGCTTTATATGTTAAAATTAAACTTTGATAAATTTAATATGGTTATTTTTATGACCTGCATATTAAATACAAAATTCCAAATCTGAAAATTTTGAAACAGAAGGTTTGTACTCTGGAATATTCAATGTTCCAAAACCATATTCACAGAAAATAAAAGATAATTCATTTGCTTTCGCAGAATCATAATCTGTCTGAGTATCGCCTATATATAATGAATTTTCAATACTTAAATGATTTCTTTCCATAATCAATTTTATATTTTCAGCTTTCGACTTTTTTGTACGACCATGAGATTCAATGTCTGTAAATAGATTGTGAATCTGATAGTATTCTAGAAATGCTTCAATATATCCATCCTGGCAGTTGCTGACAATGAATAGACTGTGTTTTTTTGCCAAATTCGTTAGGGTTTCCACAACTCCCTCATAAAGAATACCGCCATGGGCATGTAGTACCTTGTTTTCTTTCTTTACAATTTCCAAAAGAATGTCCTGCACCAGTTGATCCGAAATTCCGGGAATGATATCCTTTAAAATGTCGTCAAATAACAGACCCATGTATTGGTCCATATCTTCGGGCTTTAATTCCCTTTTTATCAGTTGACGTTTGGTTAAAACCTCATTCCAGATCTTGATGATTGTGGCTCTGGGATCCCAGAGTGTTCCGTCTAAATCGAAAATTAAATTTTTTTTGTTCAAAATGTATTGTTATTTAGTTTGATTTATACTATTGAAGAAACTTTACAAAGGACAATTTATAAAATCATACTCAACTGAATTCTTTTTCTTGCTTCATTGACTTCCGTAACTCTTACCTGAACGTGTTGATGTAACTTCACAACCTCATTCACATCAGAAACAAAACCGTCTTTTAATTGAGAAATATGAACCAGTCCGCTTTCTTTAATTCCAAGATCTACAAAGCATCCGAAAGCGGTAATGTTATTGACAATTCCGGGAAGAATCATTCCGACTTTTAGATCTGTCATCTTTTTTACACTAGGATCAAATTCAAAAACTTTCGCAGCTTTTCGAGGGTCTAAACCGGGTTTTACAAGCTCTTTTAAAATATCTTTTATTCCTAAAATTCCGATGTCTTCGGTTGTGTATTTTTCAGGTTGAATTAATTCTATTTTCTCTTTATTGGCAATTAATTCATCGGTTTTAATACCAAGATCTTTTGCCATTTTTTCAACAATTTTATAGGCCTCAGGATGCACAGCAGAATTATCTAACGGGTTTTTACCATGCGTAATCCTAATAAATGCAGCAGCTTGTTGATAAGCTTTTTCTCCCAAACGAGGAACTTTCTTTAGTTGTTTTCTATCTTCAAAAGCTCCGTTTTCAGCTCGGTAATTCACGATGTTTTCTGCCATTTTCTCTCCGATTCCGGAAACATAGCTTAATAAAGACTTACTTGCTGTATTTAAATTAATTCCGACTGAGTTTACGCATCTCATAACGGTAGAATCCAATTCATTTTTTAACTGAGTTTGATCTACGTCATGCTGATATTGTCCGACTCCAATGGATTTAGCATCAATTTTAACCAATTCAGCCAACGGATCTGCTAATCTTCTCCCGATAGAAACTGCACCACGAACAGTCACATCATAACTTGGAAATTCATCTCTTGCAATTTTACTTGCAGAATAAACCGATGCTCCAGCCTCCGAAACTACAAAAACCTGTAACGGTTTATCGAATCCTATTTTTTTAATGAAAAATTCAGTTTCACGGCTTGCGGTTCCGTTTCCGATAGAAATAGCTTCAATATTATAAGCGTTGACCATAGAACGGATCTTTTTCATCGCCATTCCCGACTCGTTTTGTGGAGCGTGAGGGTAGATGGTCTCGTTATGAAGTAAGTCTCCCTTTTCG harbors:
- a CDS encoding HAD family hydrolase is translated as MNKKNLIFDLDGTLWDPRATIIKIWNEVLTKRQLIKRELKPEDMDQYMGLLFDDILKDIIPGISDQLVQDILLEIVKKENKVLHAHGGILYEGVVETLTNLAKKHSLFIVSNCQDGYIEAFLEYYQIHNLFTDIESHGRTKKSKAENIKLIMERNHLSIENSLYIGDTQTDYDSAKANELSFIFCEYGFGTLNIPEYKPSVSKFSDLEFCI
- a CDS encoding histone H1 — protein: MKELIEKINAEFEAFTAEANQQAEKGNKAAGTRARKSALELSKLFKDFRKVSVEESKK
- a CDS encoding RDD family protein, with the translated sequence MKISELKKRKTVRRATRNFDLEGNRIYNEFEYDLPYQTIYKGSERERLFAKVIDMLPFFLVFFFLFHKIAIISLLLSIASVIVVGAINESYFGTTLGKKILNMKVIDDEGNYPGFLKLLLRNILCLANFNPEFSECVFNTVAMGKRTATRVNFSMHLNNQICKTHIVKESTIAEIRSLLNQEQPKKNVRLLD
- a CDS encoding Tex family protein; translation: MTNIEFIQKIVNAPEKSISATLQLLAEDCTIPFISRYRKDRTGNLDEVQIEQISKISKQFEEIVKRKETILKSVEEQNALTPEFKQRIEESFDIQELEDLYLPFKKRKKTKADAAKEKGLEPLARIIMSQKSNDLAFLASKYLNENVASEEEALQGARDIMAEWINENMYVRKNLRRLFQRKALITSKVVKAKKDEEGAQKFSQYFEWDEPLYKTPSHRLLAMLRAESEGFVKTNVGVDKEEAIDFIENAIIKSNNESSDQIVLAIKDSYKRLLEPAISNETLQEAKEKADKKAIEIFAENLSQLLLAPPLGEKRILAIDPGYKSGCKIVCIDEKGDLLHNETIYPHAPQNESGMAMKKIRSMVNAYNIEAISIGNGTASRETEFFIKKIGFDKPLQVFVVSEAGASVYSASKIARDEFPSYDVTVRGAVSIGRRLADPLAELVKIDAKSIGVGQYQHDVDQTQLKNELDSTVMRCVNSVGINLNTASKSLLSYVSGIGEKMAENIVNYRAENGAFEDRKQLKKVPRLGEKAYQQAAAFIRITHGKNPLDNSAVHPEAYKIVEKMAKDLGIKTDELIANKEKIELIQPEKYTTEDIGILGIKDILKELVKPGLDPRKAAKVFEFDPSVKKMTDLKVGMILPGIVNNITAFGCFVDLGIKESGLVHISQLKDGFVSDVNEVVKLHQHVQVRVTEVNEARKRIQLSMIL